From Clostridia bacterium, the proteins below share one genomic window:
- the rplJ gene encoding 50S ribosomal protein L10 gives MPSEKVLQYKKEVVSELSSKLKSAKAMVFADYRGLTVEQDTELRNALRKAGVEYKVVKNTLTRFAAKENGLEGLDSFLNGPTSMAISDTDPVAPAKVLSEYAKKYEKLELKVGVVEGKIIDLKGIEALAELPPREVLIAKVLGGFNAPISGLVNVLNGNIRGLVVALNAIAEKQANA, from the coding sequence TTGCCTAGTGAAAAAGTGTTGCAGTATAAAAAAGAAGTTGTAAGCGAGTTGTCCAGCAAGTTGAAATCTGCAAAGGCTATGGTTTTTGCGGATTATAGAGGACTTACAGTAGAACAGGACACAGAATTAAGAAATGCACTTAGAAAAGCAGGTGTTGAGTACAAAGTTGTAAAGAATACTTTAACAAGATTTGCTGCTAAGGAAAATGGTTTGGAAGGTCTTGATTCTTTCCTGAATGGTCCGACTTCTATGGCAATAAGTGATACTGACCCTGTTGCTCCAGCAAAAGTTCTTTCTGAATATGCAAAGAAATATGAAAAGCTTGAGCTCAAGGTTGGTGTTGTTGAAGGAAAGATCATTGATTTGAAAGGTATCGAAGCACTTGCAGAACTACCACCAAGAGAGGTTCTCATTGCAAAGGTGCTCGGTGGATTCAACGCTCCAATTTCAGGTTTGGTAAACGTTTTAAACGGAAACATAAGAGGCCTGGTAGTAGCATTGAATGCAATTGCGGAAAAACAAGCAAATGCTTAG
- the rplL gene encoding 50S ribosomal protein L7/L12 produces the protein MASEKVTKLIEDVKALSVLELSELVKALEEEFGVSAAAPVAVAAAPAAAGAAAPAAEEKTEFNVILKEAGADKIKVIKVVRELTGLGLKEAKDLVDGAPKTVKENVSKDEAASIEAKFKEVGATVEIK, from the coding sequence ATGGCTAGTGAAAAAGTTACAAAATTAATTGAAGACGTTAAGGCATTATCAGTATTGGAATTATCAGAATTAGTAAAAGCTTTAGAAGAAGAATTTGGAGTATCAGCAGCAGCTCCTGTAGCAGTTGCAGCAGCTCCTGCAGCAGCAGGCGCAGCAGCACCGGCAGCAGAAGAAAAGACTGAATTCAACGTAATATTGAAGGAAGCTGGCGCAGACAAAATAAAGGTTATCAAAGTTGTTAGAGAACTCACTGGCCTTGGCTTGAAAGAAGCTAAAGACCTCGTTGACGGAGCTCCAAAGACTGTTAAAGAAAATGTTTCCAAAGACGAAGCTGCTTCCATCGAAGCAAAATTCAAAGAAGTTGGCGCAACTGTTGAAATTAAATAA